A part of Scophthalmus maximus strain ysfricsl-2021 chromosome 20, ASM2237912v1, whole genome shotgun sequence genomic DNA contains:
- the sptan1 gene encoding spectrin alpha chain, non-erythrocytic 1 isoform X4 — translation MVTSRLVKRNKPRPPEQRLIVHRRSARITTSTYVSCFIKLTEKMDASGKVLETAEDIQERRQQVLDRYRRFKDLSIMRRQKLEDSYRFQFFRRDADELEKWIQEKLQIASDENYKDPSNLQGKLQKHQAFEAEVQANAGAIIKLDETGNLMINEGHFFSETIRTRLEELHRLWDLLLLRTKEKGMRLLQAQKLVQYLRECEDALDWISDKEAMATSEELGQDLEHVEVLQKKFEEFQTDLAAHEERVNEVNQLAAKLIQETHPEAELIVRKQDEVNAAWQRLKGLAQQRQGKLFGAAEVQRFNRDVDETISWIKEKEQLMASDDFGRDLASVQALLRKHEGLERDLAALEDKVNTLGGDAERLQQTHPQNAAQIHLKKDELVTNWEQIRTLAAERHTRLNDSYRLQRFTADFRDLTSWVTEMKALINADELANDVAGAEALLDRHQEHKGEIDAHEDSFRSADEAGQALLNTGHYASEEVKEKLGVLTEEKETLLELWEVRRQQYEQCMDLQLFYRDTEQVDNWMSKQEAFLLNEDLGDSLDSVEALLKKHEDFEKSLSAQEEKITALDEFATKLIQNNHYAKEDVATRRDALLNRRNALHERAQSRRAALEDSFHLQQFFRDSDELKSWINEKMKTATDEAYKDPSNLQGKVQKHQAFEAELSANQSRIDALQKSGQELLDGKHYASDEVACRMEEVGSQWKKLLEATELKGIKLREANQQQQFNRNVEDIELWLYEVEGHLSSDDYGKDLTSVQNLQKKHALLEADVAAHQDRIDGITIQARQFQEAGHFDADNIRKKQEALVVRYEALREPMAARKQKLSDSLRLQQLFRDVEDEETWIREKEPIAASTNRGKDLIGVQNLLKKHQALQAEISGHEPRIKAVTQKGEAMVEEGHFAGEEVKVKLAELHGRWDSLKAKASQRRQDLEDSLQAQQYFADANEAESWMREKEPIVGSVDYGKDEDSAEALLKKHEALMSDLSAYGSSIQSLKEQAQSCRQQVAPTDDETGKELVLALYDYQEKSPREVTMKKGDILTLLNSTNKDWWKVEVNDRQGFVPAAYVKKLDPTQSSSRENLLDEHGSIALRQDQIENQYGTLLELGEKRKDMLEKSCKKFMLFREANELQQWIHEKESALTNEEMGSDLEQVEVLQKKFDDFQKDLKANESRLRDINKVASELESEGLMAEEAPMVQAQQQEMLGSAPGKDEADSKTASPWKNIRLAVQTTANFNTIKELNNRWRSLQQLAEERSNMLGSAHEVQRFHRDADETKEWIEEKNQALNTDNYGHDLASVQALQRKHEGFERDLAALGDKVNSLGETAERLIQSHPEAVDDIQEKCTELNTAWSSLVGRADQRKEKLGNSHDLQRFLSDFRDLMSWINGIRGLVSSEELAKDVTGAEALLERHQEHRTEIDARAGTFQAFEQFGQQLLVRGHYASPEIQQKLEALDRERADLEQAWVQRRMMLDQCLELQLFNRDCEQAENWMAAREAFLASDDKGDSLDSVEALIKKHEDFDKAINVQEEKIAALQSFADQLIGADHYAKPEIFNRRKEVLDRWRRLKAQMIEKRSKLGESQTLQQFSRDVDEIEAWISEKLQTATDESYKDPTNIQSKHQKHQAFEAELHANADRIRGVIDTGNALIQRGACAGSEDAVKVRLNALDEQWQFLVNKSAEKSQKLKEANKQQNFNTGIKDFDFWLSEVEALLASEDYGKDLASVNNLLKKHQLLEADISAHEDRLKDLNNQADSLMGSSAFDTSLVKDKRDAVNGRFTKIKSMAAGRRAKLNESHRLHQFFRDLDDEESWIKEKKLLVSSEDYGRDLTGVQNLRKKHKRLEAELGAHEPAIQSVLDTGKKLSDDNTIGQEEIQQRLAQFVDHWKELKDLSGARGQRLEESLEYQQFVANVEEEEAWINEKLNLVGSEDYGDTLAAVQGLLKKHEAFETDFTVHRDRVNDVCANGDELIKKNNHHVDNISAKMAALRGKVSELERAAAQRKAKLDENSAFLQFNWKADVVESWIGEKENSLKTDDYGRDLSSVQTLLTKQETFDAGLQAFQQEGITNITALKDQLLAAQHVQSKAIEARHASLIKRWNQLLSNSAARKKKLLEAQEHFRKVEDLFLTFAKKASAFNSWFENAEEDLTDPVRCNSLEEIRALREAHEAFRSSLSSAQADFNQLDELDQQIKSYQVVSNPYTWFTMEALEETWRNLQKIIKERELELQKEQRRQEENDKLRQEFAQHANAFHQWLQETRTYLLDGSCMVEESGTLESQLEATKRKHQEIRAMRSQLKKIEDLGAAMEEALILDNKYTEHSTVGLAQQWDQLDQLGMRMQHNLEQQIQARNTTGVTEEALKEFSMMFKHFDKEKSGRLNHQEFKSCLRSLGYDLPMVEEGEPDPEFEAILDTVDPNRDGNVSLQEYMAFMISRETENVKSSEEIESAFRALSTENKPYVTKEELYQNLSKEQADYCLSHMKPYLDSKGRELPTAFDFVEFTRSLFVN, via the exons ATGGTTACGTCACGTTTGGTCAAGAGAAACAAGCCCCGCCCTCCCGAGCAGCGCCTCATCGTTCACCGTCGATCCGCCCGGATAACAACCTCCACGTACGTTAGCTGCTTCATTAAACTCACCGAG AAGATGGACGCCTCAGGCAAAGTGCTGGAGACGGCCGAAGACATCCAGGAGCGCCGGCAGCAGGTGCTGGACCGCTACCGGCGCTTCAAGGACCTGTCGATCATGCGGCGGCAGAAGCTGGAGGACTCGTACCGCTTCCAGTTCTTCCGCCGCGACGCCGACGAGCTGGAGAAGTGGATccaggagaagctgcagattGCCTCCGACGAGAACTACAAGGACCCGTCCAACCTGCAG GGGAAGCTGCAGAAGCATCAGGCCTTCGAGGCCGAGGTCCAGGCCAATGCCGGCGCCATCATCAAACTGGACGAGACTGGAAACCTCATGATCAACGAGGGACACTTCTTCTCCGAGACCATCCGA ACTCGTCTGGAGGAGCTGCACCGCCTGtgggacctgctgctgctgaggaccAAGGAGAAGGGCATGCGTCTGCTGCAGGCCCAGAAACTGGTGCAGTACCTGCGCGAGTGTGAAGACGCCCTGGACTGGATCAGTGATAAG GAGGCCATGGCCACATCCGAGGAGCTGGGCCAGGACCTGGAGCACGTGGAGGTGCTGCAGAAGAAGTTCGAAGAGTTCCAGACGGACCTGGCGGCGCACGAGGAGCGCGTGAACGAGGTGAACCAGCTGGCGGCCAAGCTCATCCAGGAGACCCATCCCGAGGCAGAGCTCATCGTGCGCAAGCAGGACGAGGTGAACGCCGCCTGGCAGCGCCTGAAGGGCCTGGCCCAGCAGAGGCAGGGCAAACTGTTCGGAGCGGCCGAGGTGCAGCGCTTCAACAG GGACGTGGACGAGACCATCAGCTGGAtcaaggagaaggagcagctgaTGGCGTCGGACGATTTTGGACGCGACCTGGCCAGTGTGCAGGCTCTGCTGCGCAAACACGAGGGTCTTGAGCGAGACCTGGCTGCTCTGGAGGACAAG GTCAACACGCTGGGCGGCGACGCCGAGCGGCTGCAGCAGACTCATCCACAGAACGCCGCCCAGATCCACCTGAAGAAGGACGAGCTTGTCACCAACTGGGAACAGATCCGCACTCTGGCTGCGGAGCGCCACACTCGCCTGAACGACTCGTACAG GCTGCAGCGCTTCACCGCCGACTTCCGGGACCTGACCAGCTGGGTGACGGAGATGAAGGCCCTGATCAACGCTGACGAACTGGCAAACGACGTGGCCGGAGCAGAGGCACTGCTCGACCGCCACCAGGAGCACAAG gGAGAGATCGACGCTCACGAGGACAGTTTCAGATCAGCGGACGAAGCGGGACAGGCTCTGCTCAACACAGGTCACTACGCCTCCGAGGAGGTCAAGGAAAAG CTGGGCGTCCtcacggaggagaaggagactCTGCTGGAGCTGTGGGAGGTTCGCAGGCAGCAGTACGAGCAGTGTATGGACCTGCAGCTCTTCTACAGGGACACAGAGCAAGTCGACAACTGGATGAGCAAACAAGAG GCGTTCCTCCTGAACGAAGACCTGGGCGACTCCCTGGACAGCGTGGAAGCTCTGCTGAAGAAACACGAGGACTTTGAGAAGTCACTCAGCGCCCAGGAAGAGAAGATCACT GCCCTGGACGAGTTCGCTACCAAACTGATCCAGAACAACCACTACGCCAAAGAAGACGTGGCAACGCGCAGAGACGCT CTGCTCAACCGCCGCAACGCCCTGCACGAGCGCGCTCAGTCTCGCCGCGCCGCCCTGGAGGACTCGTTCCACCTGCAGCAGTTCTTCAGGGACTCCGACGAGCTCAAGAGCTGGATCAACGAGAAGATGAAGACAGCCACTGATGAAGCCTACAAG GACCCGTCCAACCTGCAGGGCAAAGTGCAGAAGCACCAGGCGTTCGAGGCAGAGCTGTCGGCCAACCAGAGCCGCATCGACGCACTGCAGAAGTCAGgccaggagctgctggacggGAAACACTACGCCTCCGACGAGGTGGCCTGTCGCATGGAGGAGGTCGGCTCCCAGTGGAAGAAGCTGCTGGAGGCCACCGAACTCAAAG GCATCAAGCTGCGTGAGgcaaaccagcagcagcagttcaacAGGAACGTCGAGGACATCGAGCTTTGGCTGTATGAGGTCGAAGGTCACCTGTCGTCGGACGACTACGGCAAAGATCTGACCAGCGTCCAGAACCTGCAGAAGAAACACGCGCTGCTGGAGGCAGACGTGGCCGCTCACCAG GATCGTATTGATGGCATCACCATCCAGGCCCGTCAGTTCCAAGAGGCCGGACACTTTGACGCCGACAACATCCGCAAAAAGCAGGAGGCTCTGGTCGTCCGTTACGAGGCGCTGCGTGAGCCGATGGCCGCTCGCAAGCAGAAGCTGTCAGACTCTCtgcggctgcagcagctgttcagAGACGTAGAGGACGAGGAGACGTGGATCCGCGAGAAGGAGCCGATCGCCGCCTCCACCAACAGAG GCAAAGACCTGATCGGAGTCCAGAACCTGCTGAAGAAGCACCAGGCACTGCAGGCGGAGATCAGCGGCCACGAGCCTCGCATCAAGGCTGTCACCCAGAAAGGAGAGGCTATGGTGGAGGAAG GACACTTTGCAGGTGAGGAGGTGAAAGTGAAGCTGGCTGAGCTTCACGGACGCTGGGACTCGCTGAAGGCAAAAGCCTCCCAGAGGAGACAGGACCTGGAGGACTCACTGCAGGCGCAGCAGTACTTCGCCGACGCCAACGAGGCCGAGTCCTGGATGAGGGAGAAGGAGCCGATCGTGGGCAGCGTGGACTACGGCAAAGACGAGGACTCTGCCGAG GCTCTGCTGAAGAAGCACGAGGCTCTGATGTCGGACCTCAGTGCCTACGGCAGCAGCATCCAGAGCCTGAAGGAACAGGCTCAGTCCTGCAGG CAACAAGTGGCGCCCACTGACGACGAGACGGGGAAGGAGCTGGTCTTGGCCTTGTACGACTACCAGGAGAAGAGTCCGCGGGAAGTGACCATGAAGAAGGGCGACATCTTGACACTGCTCAACAGCACCAACAAG GACTGGTGGAAGGTGGAGGTGAACGACCGTCAGGGCTTCGTTCCCGCCGCCTACGTGAAGAAGCTGGACCCGACCCAGTCGTCGTCCAGGGAGAACCTGCTGGACGAACATGGCAGCATCGCTCTGCGCCAGGACCAGATCGAGAACCA GTACGGCACCTTGTTGGAGCTCGGAGAGAAACGTAAGGACATGTTGGAGAAGAGCTGCAAGAAGTTCATGTTGTTCCGCGAGGCCAACGAGCTGCAGCAGTGGATCCACGAGAAGGAGAGCGCCCTCACCAACGAGGAGATGGGCTCCGACCTGGAGCAGGTCGAGGTCCTGCAGAAGAAGTTCGACGACTTCCAGAAG GACCTGAAGGCCAACGAGTCTCGACTGAGGGACATCAACAAGGTGGCGTCGGAGCTGGAGTCTGAAGGTCTGATGGCGGAGGAGGCTCCGATGGTCCAGGCCCAG CAACAAGAGATGCTGGGTTCGGCTCCGGGCAAG GATGAAGCTGATTCCAAGACGGCGTCTCCATGGAag AATATTCGCTTGGCTGTTCAAACGACGGCAAACTTTAATACCATCAAG GAGCTGAACAACCGCTGGCGCTCGCTGCAGCAGCTTGCTGAGGAGAGGAGTAACATGCTGGGCAGCGCCCACGAGGTGCAGCGCTTCCACAG GGATGCTGATGAAACTAAAGAGTGGATCGAGGAGAAGAATCAGGCCCTGAACACTGACAACTACGGTCACGACTTGGCGAGTGTTCAGGCTCTGCAGCGCAAACACGAAGGCTTCGAGCGAGACCTGGCTGCTCTCGGCGACAAG GTGAACTCTCTGGGTGAGACGGCGGAGCGTCTGATCCAGTCCCACCCCGAGGCCGTGGACGACATCCAGGAGAAGTGCACGGAGCTGAACACGGCGTGGAGCAGCCTGGTCGGACGCGCTGACCAGCGCAAAGAAAAACTGGGCAACTCCCACGACCTGCAGCGCTTCCTGTCCGACTTCAG AGATCTGATGTCCTGGATCAATGGCATCCGAGGACTAGTGTCCTCAGAGGAACTGGCTAAAGATGTGACGGGAGCCGAGGCTCTTCTGGAGCGACACCAG GAACACCGCACGGAGATCGACGCCCGTGCCGGAACCTTCCAGGCCTTTGAGCAGTTcgggcagcagctgctggtgcgAGGTCACTACGCCAGTCCTGAGATTCAGCAGAAGCTTGAGGCTTTGGACCGCGAGCGCGCCGACCTGGAGCAGGCCTGGGTGCAGCGCCGCATGATGTTGGACCAGTGCCTGGAGCTGCAG CTATTCAACAGGGACTGTGAACAGGCCGAGAACTGGATGGCAGCTCGCGAGGCGTTCCTTGCCAGCGACGACAAGGGCGACTCGCTGGACAGCGTTGAGGCGCTCATCAAGAAGCATGAGGACTTCGACAAGGCCATTAACGTGCAG GAAGAGAAGATCGCCGCCCTGCAGTCCTTCGCCGATCAGCTGATCGGAGCGGATCATTACGCTAAACCTGAGATCTTCAACCGCCGCAAAGAAGTTCTAGACAG GTGGCGCCGGCTGAAGGCCCAGATGATCGAGAAGCGTTCCAAACTAGGCGAGTCTCAGACTCTGCAGCAGTTCAGCAGAGACGTGGACGAGATCGAGGCCTGGATCAGCGAGAAGCTGCAAACGGCGACTGACGAGTCATACAAGGATCCGACCAACATCCAG AGTAAACATCAGAAGCATCAAGCGTTCGAGGCCGAGCTCCACGCCAATGCAGACAGGATCCGCGGCGTCATCGACACCGGCAACGCCCTGATCCAGAGAGGAGCCTGCGCCGGGAGTGAGGACGCAGTCAAG gttcGTCTCAACGCTCTGGATGAGCAGTGGCAGTTCCTCGTCAACAAATCTGCGGAGAAGAGCCAGAAACTCAAAGAGGCCAACAAGCAGCAGAACTTCAACACCGGCATCAAGGACTTTGACTTCTGGCTCTCAGAG GTGGAAGCTCTCCTCGCCTCTGAAGATTACGGTAAAGATCTGGCCTCGGTCAACAACCTGCTGAAGAAAcaccagctgctggaggccgACATCTCTGCCCACGAG GACCGTCTGAAGGACCTGAACAACCAGGCCGACAGCCTGATGGGCAGCAGCGCTTTCGACACCTCGCTGGTCAAGGACAAACGCGACGCCGTCAACGGTCGCTTCACCAAGATCAAGAGCATGGCCGCCGGCCGCCGCGCCAAACTCAACGAGTCACACCGCCTGCACCAGTTCTTCAGGGACTTGGACGACGAGGAGTCGTGGATCaa agaaaagaaattgCTCGTGAGTTCGGAGGACTACGGACGTGATTTGACAGGAGTTCAGAATCTGAGGAAGAAGCACAAGAGACTGGAGGCGGAGCTGGGAGCTCACGAGCCGGCCATCCAG TCGGTGCTCGACACTGGGAAGAAACTGTCCGATGACAACACCATCGGCCAGGAGGAGATCCAGCAGAGACTGGCCCAGTTTGTGGACCACTGGAAGGAGCTGAAGGACTTATCTGGGGCCAG GGGCCAGAGGCTGGAGGAGTCGCTGGAGTACCAGCAGTTTGTGGCGAacgtggaagaggaagaagcgtgGATCAATGAGAAGTTGAACCTGGTCGGGAGCGAGGACTACGGAGACACGCTGGCGGCGGTTCAG GGTCTGCTGAAGAAGCACGAGGCGTTTGAGACGGACTTCACGGTGCACAGGGACAGAGTCAACGACGTGTGTGCTAACGGAGACGAGCTGATCAAGAAG AACAACCATCACGTGGACAACATCAGTGCCAAGATGGCCGCGCTGCGAGGCAAAGTGTCGGAGCTGGAGCGGGCGGCGGCGCAGAGGAAGGCCAAGCTGGACGAGAACTCTGCCTTCCTGCAGTTCAACTGGAAGGCCGACGTGGTCGAGTCTTGGATCG gtgagaaagaaaacagcctGAAGACGGACGACTACGGTCGAGACCTGTCGTCTGTGCAGACTCTCCTCACCAAGCAG GAGACGTTTGACGCCGGCCTCCAGGCCTTCCAGCAGGAGGGCATCACCAACATCACGGCGCTGAAGGACCAGCTGCTGGCCGCCCAACACGTCCAGTCGAAAGCCATCGAGGCTCGTCACGCCTCCCTGATAAAGCGCTGGAACCAGCTGCTGTCCAACTCGGCCGCTCGCAAGAAGAAGCTCCTGGAGGCTCAGGAGCATTTCAGAAAG GTCGAGGACTTGTTCCTGACGTTCGCCAAGAAGGCGTCGGCCTTCAACAGCTGGTTCGAGAATGCGGAGGAGGACCTGACGGACCCGGTGCGGTGCAACTCGCTGGAGGAGATCCGGGCGCTGCGCGAGGCCCACGAGGCGTTCCGCTCGTCGCTTAGCTCGGCGCAGGCCGACTTCAACCAGCTAGACGAGCTGGACCAGCAGATCAAGAGCTACCAGGTGGTGTCCAACCCCTACACCTGGTTCACCATGGAGGCCCTCGAGGAGACGTGGAGGAACCTGCAGAAGATCATCAAG GAGCgagagctggagctgcagaagGAGCAGCGGCGACAGGAGGAGAACGACAAGTTGCGGCAGGAGTTTGCGCAGCACGCCAACGCATTCCACCAATGGCTGCAGGAGACCAG GACATATCTTCTGGATGG GTCGTGTATGGTGGAAGAGTCCGGAACCTTGGAGTCACAGCTAGAGGCCACCAAG cgtAAGCACCAGGAGATCCGGGCGATGCGCAGCCAGCTGAAGAAGATCGAGGACCTGGGAGCGGCGATGGAGGAGGCGCTGATCCTGGACAACAAGTACACGGAGCATAGCACGGTGGGCCTGGCCCAACAGTGGGACCAACTGGACCAGCTGGGCATGAGGATGCAGCACAACCTGGAGCAGCAGATCCAGGCCAG gAACACCACCGGAGTGACGGAGGAGGCGCTGAAGGAGTTCAGCATGATGTTCAA GCACTTTGACAAAGAGAAGTCTGGTCGTCTGAACCACCAGGAGTTCAAGTCGTGTCTGCGCTCGCTGGGCTACGACCTGCCCATGGTGGAGGAGGGTGAACCGGACCCCGAGTTCGAGGCCATTTTGGACACGGTGGATCCAAACAG ggACGGGAACGTGTCCTTGCAGGAGTACATGGCGTTCATGATCAGCCGAGAGACGGAGAACGTGAAGTCGAGCGAAGAGATCGAGAGCGCCTTCCGAGCTCTGAGCACAGAGAACAAACCCTACGTCACTAAAGAGGAACTCTACCAG aatcTTTCCAAGGAGCAGGCGGACTACTGCCTCTCGCACATGAAGCCGTACCTCGACAGTAAGGGCCGCGAGCTGCCGACGGCCTTCGACTTTGTCGAATTCACTCGCTCGCTCTTCGTCAACTGA